A region of Chloroherpetonaceae bacterium DNA encodes the following proteins:
- the ligA gene encoding NAD-dependent DNA ligase LigA codes for MSKDDAQKEILRLRAEIEQHNYNYYVLAQPTISDYEFDKLMERLIELETKFPELITPDSPSQRVGGTITKEFPTVVHKRRMLSLSNTYSPSELQEFYERVVKGLASEGIKEFEMTAELKYDGVAISLTYREGLFVQGATRGDGVVGDDITQNLKTIPTIPLRLRRSSRSALAETLLSTEVEVRGEVVMLKRDFEKLNAQRAETGEPLFANPRNAAAGTLKQQDSREVAKRPLTFIAYQLDSEALPDSVTHFERLELLQELGFYLAEGAVRCRSMGDIQAFLDKWETQRDSLPFEIDGAVLKLNDLRHRTLLGETLKAPRWAIAYKFSARQAETTLLGVTFQVGRTGAVTPVAELQPVRLAGSTIARSTLHNLEEIKRLDLYIGDTVVLEKSGDVIPKVVRAIPEKRPVNAVPIAAPTHCPECGTPLVQPPDEVALYCPNEEHCPAQVRGRILHYASRNAMDIENLGEAIVRQLLKEGLIEDAGDLYFLEKARLITLERFGEKSAQNLLDAIEQSKSRSFDRLIYALGIRHVGVATARALAQRFPSIAALQEASQAELEAVEDVGSVIAESVYNFFRRESTKRLIEKLAKAGVRLQADQAQVPKVVSEKIAGKTFVFTGALSVTRDEATRMVLERGGKVASSVSKKTDYVVAGEEAGSKLAKAKELGIRVLSEQEFMQMLE; via the coding sequence ATGAGCAAGGACGACGCACAGAAAGAAATCCTTAGGTTGCGCGCTGAAATCGAGCAGCACAACTACAACTACTATGTGCTGGCGCAGCCTACAATTTCCGACTATGAATTTGATAAGCTGATGGAACGGCTCATTGAGCTGGAAACCAAGTTCCCTGAGCTAATTACGCCTGATAGCCCGTCCCAGCGTGTAGGTGGCACGATCACGAAAGAATTTCCCACCGTTGTGCACAAACGCCGAATGCTGTCGCTATCGAACACTTATTCTCCCAGTGAGCTGCAAGAGTTCTATGAACGCGTGGTCAAAGGCTTAGCAAGTGAAGGCATCAAGGAGTTCGAGATGACAGCTGAGCTGAAATACGATGGTGTGGCGATTAGCCTAACCTATCGTGAGGGCCTCTTTGTGCAGGGTGCAACACGTGGTGACGGGGTGGTCGGCGATGACATTACGCAAAATCTGAAAACTATTCCAACCATTCCACTGCGGTTGCGTCGCAGCAGTCGCTCGGCACTTGCAGAGACGCTTCTCTCGACAGAAGTGGAGGTGCGCGGTGAAGTCGTAATGCTAAAACGCGACTTCGAAAAGCTTAATGCGCAGCGTGCAGAAACAGGCGAACCGCTTTTTGCAAACCCACGTAATGCGGCAGCAGGTACCTTGAAGCAACAAGATAGCCGTGAGGTGGCAAAGCGACCACTGACCTTCATCGCCTATCAGCTTGATAGTGAGGCACTGCCAGACAGCGTAACGCACTTTGAGCGGCTGGAACTCCTGCAAGAGTTAGGCTTTTACCTTGCTGAAGGAGCAGTGCGCTGCCGCTCAATGGGGGATATTCAAGCCTTTTTAGACAAGTGGGAGACGCAGCGTGATAGCTTGCCCTTTGAAATTGATGGCGCTGTGCTCAAGCTCAATGACCTTCGGCATCGCACTCTACTCGGTGAGACGCTTAAAGCCCCACGCTGGGCAATTGCCTATAAATTTTCGGCGCGGCAAGCTGAAACCACACTCTTAGGCGTCACGTTCCAAGTTGGGCGAACAGGTGCAGTGACGCCAGTTGCAGAATTGCAACCGGTGCGCTTAGCAGGCTCAACCATTGCACGCTCAACGTTGCACAACCTTGAAGAAATTAAGCGCCTTGACCTCTACATCGGCGATACGGTGGTATTGGAAAAGTCAGGTGATGTGATTCCGAAAGTGGTGCGCGCCATTCCAGAAAAGCGCCCTGTGAATGCGGTGCCAATCGCAGCACCGACGCATTGCCCTGAGTGTGGCACGCCGCTTGTTCAGCCGCCTGACGAAGTCGCGCTATACTGCCCGAATGAAGAACACTGCCCTGCACAAGTGCGCGGACGCATTCTGCACTACGCCTCTCGCAATGCGATGGATATTGAAAATCTGGGCGAGGCAATTGTGCGACAATTGCTCAAAGAAGGACTGATTGAAGATGCAGGCGACCTTTACTTTCTGGAAAAAGCCCGACTCATTACACTGGAGCGATTTGGCGAAAAATCAGCTCAGAACCTTTTAGATGCGATTGAGCAAAGCAAGTCCCGCAGCTTTGACCGTCTCATCTACGCCTTGGGCATTCGCCATGTAGGAGTGGCAACTGCCAGAGCCTTAGCTCAGCGATTTCCTTCAATTGCAGCACTGCAAGAGGCATCGCAAGCAGAGTTAGAGGCTGTGGAAGATGTGGGAAGCGTAATTGCAGAAAGTGTCTATAACTTCTTCCGAAGAGAAAGCACAAAGAGACTAATTGAGAAGCTGGCGAAAGCAGGAGTCCGTTTGCAAGCTGACCAAGCACAAGTGCCCAAGGTGGTCAGTGAAAAAATCGCTGGCAAAACGTTTGTCTTTACAGGTGCGCTGTCTGTAACGCGTGATGAAGCCACGAGAATGGTGCTGGAACGGGGTGGCAAAGTAGCAAGTTCGGTCAGTAAAAAAACGGACTATGTCGTAGCAGGAGAAGAAGCTGGCTCAAAACTAGCAAAAGCAAAGGAGCTCGGAATTAGGGTTCTCTCCGAGCAAGAATTTATGCAAATGCTGGAGTGA